A genomic window from Fusarium oxysporum Fo47 chromosome VIII, complete sequence includes:
- a CDS encoding ribosomal protein S10 domain-containing protein yields the protein MSHQKNEKDVGDAPKSHRIRITLTSRKVQSLEKVSAELIERARSKGLTIKGPVRLPTKNLKITTRKTPCGEGSKTWDSYELRVHKRLIDLHAPTEVVKSVIVNIEAGVEVEVTIAA from the exons ATGTCTCACCAGAAGAACGAGAAGGACGTCGGTGACGCTCCC AAGAGCCACCGTATCCGAATCACCCTGACCAGCCGAAAGGTTCAGTCTCTCGAGAAGGTCAGCGCTGAGCTCATTGAGCGTGCTCGCAGCAAGGGCCTCACCATCAAGGGCCCCGTCCGTCTGCccaccaagaacctcaagatcACCACCCGCAAGACCCCTTGTGGTGAGGGTTCCAAGACCTGGGATTCCTACGAGCTCCGCGTCCACAAGCGCCTTATCGACCTCCACGCCCCCACCGAGGTTGTCAAGTccgtcatcgtcaaca TCGAGGCCggtgtcgaggttgaggtcACCATCGCTGCTTAA
- a CDS encoding Alpha/Beta hydrolase protein, which produces MILGPISLVDCGVFLIFLAPQLIWHAGFFLTLFTGLRALPFLLIRLPYEFITDRYLTHSTRQLAFTQTATVFEDLVIRCVRYAFANIPAKVGRVFFGKHVALPFIHWRMLRHGYIRSPVHYREYNIGKGDIKIKGTWIMHQPEHPPDFVLYYVHGGGFLMGSSYFYLEFLMAWHHLLVEAGFNNPAIFALEYTLVPDQVYPRQVLEALEGYKHVLEVVQDASKICVSGDSAGGSLILSLLLELGAQAGNQDKKGMKVNVRGGLSDADPPHLPLPRMATLISPWITLMSNLHYSSKSDFLDKRTLWKYAHEYAGENMVQQQPASPGNCVDEGLWRAASPERGYFIVFGEEEVFAPDIEEFLKRQAKIGIQAEGQKFDGGIHAWPVASLFLSSTEDKRLQGLRTAVKEIRRRMLEWGTLNGDKV; this is translated from the exons ATGATCCTTGGTCCTATAAGCCTCGTTGACTGTGGAGTATTTCTCATATTTCTTGCACCTCAACTAATATGGCACGCTGGATTCTTTCTGACACTATTCACGGGTCTCAGGGCCCTACCGTTTCTCC TGATTCGACTTCCTTATGAGTTCATCACTGACCGTTATCTGACTCATTCAACTCGCCAACTTGCGTTTACTCAGACAGCTACTGTGTTTGAGGATCTTGTGATACGTTGTGTGCGCTATGCCTTCGCCAATATCCCCGCCAAGGTTGGACGAGTCTTCTTCGGCAAACATGTTGCGTTACCATTTATTCACTGGCGCATGCTTCGCCATGGCTATATCAGATCTCCAGTTCACTACAGGGAATACAACATAGGAAAA GGAGATATCAAAATAAAGGGCACCTGGATTATGCATCAACCGGAACATCCTCCAGATTTTGTCCTTTACTATGTACACG GTGGTGGGTTCTTGATGGGCTCAAGTTACTTTTACCTCGAATTCCTCATGGCCTGGCATCACCTCCTTGTTGAGGCTGGATTTAATAACCCTGCAATATTTGCACTCGAGTACACATTGGTGCCTGATCAAGTTTACCCAAGGCAAGTCCTGGAGGCACTTGAAGGTTACAAGCATGTCCTTGAAGTCGTGCAAGACGCATCCAAGATCTGCGTTTCGGGAGATTCGGCTGGTGGCTCGTTGATTCTCAGCTTGTTGCTCGAGTTGGGCGCTCAGGCTGGCAATCAAGATAAGAAGGGCATGAAGGTCAACGTCCGGGGCGGCCTCTCAGATGCGGATCCACCTCATCTGCCTCTCCCGCGTATGGCTACCCTAATTTCGCCGTGGATAACACTAATGTCCAACTTACACTACAGCTCCAAAAGTGATTTCTTGGACAAGAGAACCTTGTGGAAATATGCACACGAGTACGCAGGAGAGAACATGGTCCAACAGCAACCGGCTTCTCCTGGTAACTGCGTCGATGAGGGGCTCTGGAGAGCAGCCAGCCCCGAACGAGGATACTTCATCGtctttggagaagaggaagtaTTCGCGCCGGATATTGAAGAATTTCTCAAGCGACAAGCCAAGATTGGGATTCAAGCTGAAGGGCAGAAATTCGACGGAGGAATTCATGCGTGGCCAGTAGCCTCACTATTCCTATCCAGTACAGAGGATAAGAGGCTGCAAGGACTTCGAACTGCTGTCAAGGAGATTAGAAGACGAATGCTTGAATGGGGTACGCTGAATGGGGACAAAGTATAG
- a CDS encoding uncharacterized protein (of unknown function-domain containing protein), producing the protein MGENPPEEAPFPLTAVDRWVLSQTDEEFHKHDWEELKEIIRTNNLSVLKRKPSDLRRYMAWTAETKAEYGSMTNYLLVNRLPQEWGNPPFTPRSTVPFEDPSDYRILINDWPYGLEPDIRHIVVWLRTTIPTDSETGDMTPESRALVQSFIEKTFIDALGPNGKSKVLWFKNWVALQSVRALEHIHVLVRNVDYDTLERWTGEGPKQKP; encoded by the exons ATGGGCGAGAACCCTCCAGAAGAAGCGCCCTTCCCTCTGACGGCAGTCGACAGATGGGTCCTCTCGCAGACTGATGAGGAGTTTCACAAACATGACTGGGAGGAGTTAAAGGAGATTATCA GGACGAACAACCTCTCTGTCCTGAAGCGCAAGCCCTCTGACCTTCGTCGATATATGGCATGGACTGCAGAGACCAAAGCAGAATATGGCTCCATGACGAATTATCTTCTTGTAAACCGCCTGCCTCAGGAATGGGGAAACCCGCCATTCACACCAAGATCTACCGTCCCTTTCGAGGACCCTTCAGACTACCGCATCTTGATCAATGACTGGCCTTACGGATTGGAACCGGACATCAGACACATTGTCGTATGGTTGCGCACAACCATCCCTACGGACTCCGAGACTGGTGATATGACACCCGAGAGCAGGGCTTTGGTCCAGTCATTCATCGAAAAGACATTCATCGATGCTCTGGGTCCAAACGGAAAGAGCAAAGTGCTGTGGTTCAAGAATTGGGTCGCCCTTCAAAGTGTACGCGCTTTAGAACATATTCATGTCCTAGTCCGCAATGTGGACTATGATACCCTTGAGCGCTGGACTGGAGAAGGTCCGAAACAGAAACCTTAG
- a CDS encoding uncharacterized protein (of unknown function-domain containing protein): protein MAQKAKKDRAKSNAAALNNLHIGSLIVNALFLLSHFLFRARSIWLYVLLSAPAVICEYILEASGRPKYDPTTRALRTAGEDLSSPGLTEYMFDVIWVTWAAVIFVIIFGNKAWFLWLILPAYGVYLGSGLLGMGKQKMAAFQGAGDGAGAAPQGNRRARRAA, encoded by the coding sequence ATGGCTCAGAAAGCGAAAAAGGACCGCGCCAAGTCCAACGCGGCGGCACTTAACAACCTGCACATCGGTTCTCTTATCGTCAAcgccctcttcctcctttccCACTTCCTGTTCCGTGCTCGCTCTATCTGGCTTTACGTTCTCCTTTCTGCGCCTGCCGTCATCTGCGAGTACATTCTCGAGGCTTCCGGTCGACCGAAGTACGACCCAACTACCCGCGCCCTGCGTACCGCTGGTGAGGATCTGTCCTCTCCTGGCTTGACCGAGTACATGTTCGACGTCATCTGGGTTACCTGGGCTGCAGTAATCTTCGTCATTATCTTCGGAAATAAAGCTTGGTTTCTGTGGCTTATCCTTCCGGCATATGGCGTGTACCTGGGAAGTGGGCTACTTGGCATGGGAAAGCAGAAGATGGCTGCGTTCCAAGGAGCGGGCGATGGTGCTGGTGCAGCTCCCCAAGGAAATCGCAGAGCACGTCGGGCTGCTTAA